The Bacillus sp. Y1 genome includes the window TCGTTAGGTGGTATCTTTCTCCACCCATAAAACTGCCTTACGATCTTGCATGAAATAAATCATCTTCATTCCCACCTTTCTTTATTTTTTAGTTTTGTTATTAACCTTACCTTAAAATAATCGTTGAATGGAAAGCATACGATCGCGAGTAGCTTCATATTGCTTTTTCGCCTTTTCTGCTCGTTCAAATTCAGCAGCTGACACGGTACGTTTTTTAATCGTTACCGTTAAGAATAATATATTCAGGGTCATATCTATCACCTCCTTATTTTTGCACACAAAAAAGCCGCAAGGATCCCCCTGCGACTTTTAGGCATATAAAAAGCCGCAAGAGTACATTCTCCAAGCGGCTTGAAATGGCATAAGTTATCTTCACATTTACTTAAGCAATTCATTCCTAATGGTCGAATGCGTGAAACATTTAGTT containing:
- a CDS encoding YrzI family small protein, translating into MTLNILFLTVTIKKRTVSAAEFERAEKAKKQYEATRDRMLSIQRLF